In the Wyeomyia smithii strain HCP4-BCI-WySm-NY-G18 chromosome 2, ASM2978416v1, whole genome shotgun sequence genome, one interval contains:
- the LOC129725695 gene encoding uncharacterized protein LOC129725695, which yields MGRLSSLILLLAAFAGCQTAPATTTIIQPAQYYLLQPQPTTLKIQPHLIQPIQQLKLLPKQQQLIYYYPSIPLGSQIHDKPIQLITLKDEEETPWWQGFVNFFQPSTEKPAEAPESATEAPAETDSMKKQQMFMAPADAEQLPSKAGVQYNPQGHRYYILSGAPQFYGNFDALQNPLNPIFSLQPLQAIHARANSDIQALDDQQRLQPQIVTSIAPIAPVPAPVPAQLKNDLLESHPDKNHADRNWARSLDDEPNQEPEKQGLPQIQGRSQQDDEENGQNLPQADMDESKKEDREESRASHEPSVAAVKPTGLAIAGNGGLAAAAPTGTAISGKKGLALASPSATSVAGNFFGDDDDDKKN from the coding sequence ATGGGACGACTGTCTTCGCTGATTCTACTGCTAGCAGCTTTCGCCGGATGCCAAACGGCACCAGCCAccaccaccatcatccagcCTGCACAGTACTATCTACTCCAACCCCAGCCGACAACGTTGAAGATTCAGCCACATCTTATTCAACCGATTCAGCAGCTAAAACTGCTACCCAAACAACAACAACTGATCTACTATTACCCCTCGATTCCTCTGGGAAGCCAAATTCATGACAAGCCGATTCAATTGATCACCCTAAAGGATGAGGAGGAGACACCCTGGTGGCAGGGTTTCGTCAATTTCTTCCAGCCAAGTACAGAAAAACCTGCGGAAGCACCCGAATCGGCGACCGAAGCTCCAGCTGAAACGGACTCCATGAAGAAGCAACAAATGTTTATGGCGCCAGCCGATGCTGAACAGCTTCCCTCGAAAGCTGGGGTTCAATATAATCCTCAAGGGCACCGGTATTACATCCTATCTGGGGCTCCGCAGTTCTACGGTAACTTCGATGCTCTTCAAAATCCTCTAAACCCAATTTTCAGTCTGCAGCCATTGCAAGCTATTCACGCAAGGGCCAATTCGGACATCCAAGCACTAGACGACCAACAACGTCTGCAGCCCCAGATTGTAACATCGATCGCACCCATTGCACCCGTCCCGGCACCTGTTCCTGCCCAGTTGAAAAACGATCTTCTGGAGTCGCATCCGGATAAAAATCATGCCGATCGGAATTGGGCGCGCTCATTGGATGATGAACCGAATCAGGAGCCTGAAAAGCAGGGTTTACCGCAGATTCAGGGTCGCTCCCAGCAGGATGATGAGGAAAACGGACAGAATCTTCCTCAGGCTGATATGGACGAAAGCAAAAAAGAAGACCGTGAGGAATCGCGAGCATCGCACGAGCCTTCTGTTGCTGCGGTGAAGCCAACTGGATTAGCCATCGCTGGCAATGGTGGGCTAGCTGCTGCTGCTCCAACCGGAACTGCCATCTCGGGAAAGAAAGGTTTAGCCTTGGCATCACCTTCCGCTACTTCTGTGGCTGGTAATTTCTTcggcgatgatgacgatgataagaaaaattag